From the Rhodocyclaceae bacterium genome, one window contains:
- a CDS encoding amino acid ABC transporter substrate-binding protein produces the protein MNIRVLYCILGMVIACSVQAQSGGTLKRIADSKSIVLGYRTEAAPFSFAAPDGQPAGYSVDLCKRVVASLEQQLNAPGLAIKWVPVTADNRIAQVAGGSVDLECGTTTVTLGRLEQVDFSNLIFVDGASFVTAGIGPRTLADLAGKRVGVLAGSTTEPRLRSVLKERKIDAQVVVLRDDREVASALTGKKIDAFANDRLALIGRILLGSKGGEFTLADEDFSLEPYALMMRRDAPFRLAVNRALAEVYRGQQIVEVYDRWFSSLGRPGPLLASMYYLNALGE, from the coding sequence ATGAACATCCGTGTCCTGTATTGCATCCTCGGCATGGTGATCGCTTGCAGCGTGCAAGCGCAGTCGGGCGGCACGCTCAAGCGGATCGCGGACAGCAAGAGCATCGTCCTCGGCTATCGCACCGAAGCAGCGCCGTTCTCGTTTGCAGCACCCGATGGGCAGCCGGCCGGCTATTCGGTCGACCTGTGCAAGCGGGTGGTGGCGAGCCTCGAGCAGCAGCTGAACGCACCAGGCCTGGCGATCAAGTGGGTTCCGGTGACCGCAGACAACCGCATTGCCCAGGTTGCTGGCGGTAGTGTGGACCTCGAGTGCGGTACGACCACGGTCACCCTCGGCCGGCTCGAGCAGGTCGATTTCTCCAATCTGATCTTCGTCGACGGCGCCAGCTTCGTGACCGCCGGCATCGGGCCGCGCACGCTTGCCGACCTTGCCGGCAAGCGGGTGGGCGTGCTCGCCGGAAGCACGACCGAGCCTCGATTGCGCAGCGTCCTGAAGGAACGCAAGATCGACGCGCAGGTGGTCGTTCTGCGCGATGATCGCGAAGTGGCGAGCGCGCTCACCGGCAAGAAGATCGATGCGTTCGCCAACGACAGGCTGGCGCTGATCGGCCGGATACTGCTCGGCAGCAAGGGCGGCGAGTTCACCCTCGCCGATGAGGACTTCTCGCTCGAGCCATACGCGCTGATGATGCGCCGCGATGCGCCGTTCCGGTTGGCGGTGAACCGGGCCCTCGCAGAGGTCTACAGGGGGCAGCAGATCGTCGAGGTGTATGACCGCTGGTTCTCCAGCCTGGGTCGTCCCGGACCGTTGCTCGCGTCCATGTACTACCTGAACGCGCTCGGAGAATAG
- a CDS encoding trypsin-like peptidase domain-containing protein: MDAFGKSRFADARKVLAAPAEAGEAQAMAYMGEMLMRGLGGSRDELKARDYITRAHAAGNPRAGFLLGNMYLTGNLVERDGPKGADIMRIAAEKGEPAAQNAIGAWLANGTNGFAKDDDIALGWFKLAADQKHPAALGWLGAFAESGRAGVPQDNLVALDWYKKGGDLGDAASMVAAGRMYALGRGVSPNGTEALAWLHRAAALANSSAFAWIANVYEFGRGGIWKNPTLAYVWYSAVPANGTPAAVKAAAEGKERLSKTMSAAEIADAEKRWKTVVLNTIMSTINPQIATGTAPAGAGRTGVYGSGVVVSEAGEVLTNEHVINSCARVRIQPSGAMMKVVARDARNDLALLRGEGLALPPVRLRAGRNVRLGDEVVALGYPLRGMLSSGTVVTTGIVNALTGLNDDTSMFQISATVQPGSSGGPILDRGGSLVGIVRARLLPTGPASPQNVNFGINLATVSSFLDTHSVGYLMAQPGAKPPADTADLVERARRSTVQVECY; this comes from the coding sequence GTGGATGCGTTCGGCAAGTCGCGCTTCGCGGACGCGCGCAAGGTGCTTGCTGCCCCCGCCGAGGCCGGCGAAGCGCAGGCGATGGCATACATGGGCGAGATGCTGATGCGCGGGCTGGGCGGGAGCCGCGACGAGCTCAAGGCGCGCGACTACATCACGCGTGCGCATGCCGCCGGGAACCCGCGCGCCGGATTCCTGCTCGGCAACATGTATCTGACGGGCAACCTCGTCGAGCGCGACGGACCCAAGGGCGCGGACATCATGCGCATCGCGGCGGAAAAGGGCGAACCGGCTGCACAGAACGCGATTGGGGCATGGCTCGCCAACGGTACCAACGGCTTCGCCAAGGACGACGACATCGCCCTCGGCTGGTTCAAGCTGGCCGCCGACCAGAAGCACCCGGCCGCCCTGGGTTGGCTCGGCGCGTTTGCCGAGAGCGGGCGCGCGGGAGTTCCGCAGGACAACCTGGTCGCGCTGGACTGGTACAAGAAGGGCGGCGACCTCGGCGACGCCGCTTCGATGGTTGCCGCCGGGCGCATGTATGCGCTGGGGCGCGGCGTAAGCCCGAATGGCACCGAGGCGCTGGCCTGGCTGCACCGCGCGGCCGCGCTGGCCAACAGCAGTGCGTTCGCGTGGATTGCCAATGTCTACGAGTTCGGCCGCGGCGGCATCTGGAAGAATCCGACGCTCGCCTACGTGTGGTATTCCGCCGTGCCTGCCAACGGCACGCCGGCTGCCGTCAAGGCCGCAGCCGAGGGCAAGGAACGCCTGTCGAAGACGATGTCGGCCGCCGAAATTGCCGACGCCGAGAAGCGATGGAAAACGGTGGTGTTGAACACCATCATGAGTACCATTAACCCGCAGATCGCGACCGGCACGGCGCCGGCGGGGGCGGGGCGCACCGGCGTCTACGGCAGCGGTGTCGTGGTCAGCGAGGCTGGGGAGGTGCTGACCAACGAGCACGTGATCAACAGTTGCGCACGCGTGCGCATCCAGCCGTCCGGGGCCATGATGAAGGTCGTGGCGAGGGACGCTCGCAACGACCTGGCCCTGCTTCGTGGCGAGGGCCTCGCGCTGCCTCCGGTCAGACTGCGCGCGGGGCGCAACGTACGCCTGGGTGACGAGGTGGTGGCCCTGGGCTATCCGTTAAGGGGCATGCTTTCCTCGGGGACCGTGGTAACTACCGGGATAGTCAATGCCCTGACCGGTCTGAACGACGACACCTCCATGTTCCAGATTTCTGCCACCGTCCAGCCCGGCTCGAGCGGCGGGCCGATCCTCGATCGAGGTGGAAGCCTTGTGGGCATCGTACGCGCACGCCTGCTGCCCACCGGGCCGGCGAGCCCTCAGAACGTGAATTTCGGCATCAACCTCGCGACGGTCAGCAGTTTCCTGGATACGCACTCGGTCGGGTACCTGATGGCCCAGCCCGGGGCGAAGCCCCCCGCGGACACCGCCGACCTCGTGGAGCGCGCACGCAGATCGACCGTGCAGGTGGAGTGCTACTAG
- a CDS encoding cation-translocating P-type ATPase yields MTGGDTHIEVDAAARPGLSAAEAGARLARDGPNELPPTARRRAWGLLRDVVLEPMFLLLVACGAIYLALGDLHEALMLLAFVLVVIAITYVQKRRSEQSLEALRDLSSPRAQVVRDGRSIRVAGRELVVGDIVLLAEGDRVPADLDLVEASNLSIDESLLTGESAPAMKQAGDAASSLPPASRRQAFSGTLVTQGTGRGIVTATAGRSALGRIGASLQAISTDATPVQRETRRIVGWVAAIGLSVAAGLALTWGLTRGDWLHGVLAGLTLAMAILPEELPVVLTIFLGLGAWRLARERVLTRSMPAVELLGATTVLCVDKTGTLTMNRMAVRRLWTEDAEQILSGDASPDLPEALHQVLEYAVLASHRRAFDPMESAIGEAGQHHLAGTGHLHDNWKVIDDYPLSPQLLAMSRVWQSPDLQDRLVAAKGAPEAIMDLCHLDAARHVPIARQVEGMAREGLRVLAVARAIFPAGDLPDAQHDFAFEFIGLLALEDPVRPDVPAAIAECRAAGIRVVMITGDHPKTALSIARQAGLVVDGHAVTGDELDRLDDASLAARLADTNVFCRVQPEQKLRLVQAFRARGDVVAMTGDGVNDAPALKAAHIGVAMGARGTDVAREAAALVLLNDDFASLVTGVRYGRRVFANLRKAIAFVIAVHLPIVGLSIVPLVLGWPMVLMPVHILFLQLMIDPACSIVFEAEPLEADAMRTPPRRPDARLFDAPVLLRGMLQGGGLFGIALVAYMVARSASGSDQTARALAFTVLVVSSLALIHVNRTLTRRADASRPWNAAFGWIAAATCVLLVLVLTVPAVSVLFQFTTPSVSLLLIGAALCLGALAWFELTRWLLGRRRATAPNPPGP; encoded by the coding sequence ATGACCGGGGGCGATACGCATATCGAAGTTGACGCCGCAGCCCGGCCAGGACTGAGTGCAGCCGAGGCCGGAGCGCGCCTGGCGCGCGACGGTCCGAACGAGTTGCCCCCCACGGCGCGGCGGCGGGCATGGGGACTGCTGCGCGACGTGGTGCTCGAGCCGATGTTCCTGCTGCTCGTGGCCTGCGGCGCCATCTATCTCGCGCTCGGCGATCTCCATGAAGCGCTGATGCTGCTGGCGTTCGTGCTGGTCGTCATCGCCATCACTTACGTCCAGAAGCGCCGCAGCGAGCAGTCCCTGGAGGCGTTGCGCGACCTGTCCAGCCCGCGCGCGCAGGTGGTTCGAGATGGCCGATCGATTCGCGTGGCCGGTCGCGAGCTGGTCGTCGGGGACATCGTCCTGCTGGCCGAGGGCGATCGGGTACCAGCCGATCTTGACCTGGTCGAGGCGTCGAACCTGTCGATCGACGAGTCGCTGCTGACCGGCGAGTCGGCCCCGGCGATGAAGCAGGCGGGAGACGCCGCGTCCAGCCTACCTCCGGCATCTCGCAGGCAGGCCTTTTCGGGAACGCTGGTGACACAGGGCACAGGGCGTGGCATCGTGACCGCCACCGCCGGACGCAGTGCCCTGGGCCGTATCGGTGCCTCGCTGCAGGCCATCTCGACGGACGCCACGCCCGTTCAGCGCGAGACGCGACGCATCGTCGGCTGGGTCGCGGCGATCGGTCTGAGTGTGGCTGCCGGGCTGGCCCTGACGTGGGGCCTGACGCGCGGTGACTGGCTGCACGGTGTGCTGGCCGGCCTCACGCTCGCGATGGCCATCCTGCCCGAGGAACTCCCCGTGGTACTGACCATCTTCCTGGGCCTGGGTGCTTGGCGGCTCGCGCGCGAGAGGGTGCTCACGCGCAGCATGCCGGCCGTCGAACTGCTCGGCGCCACGACCGTTCTGTGCGTGGACAAGACCGGCACCTTGACGATGAACCGGATGGCAGTCCGCAGGCTATGGACCGAGGACGCGGAGCAGATCCTGTCTGGAGACGCCTCGCCGGACCTTCCGGAAGCGCTGCACCAGGTGCTGGAGTATGCAGTGCTCGCGAGCCACCGCCGGGCCTTCGATCCGATGGAATCGGCCATCGGAGAGGCCGGTCAGCACCATCTCGCCGGGACCGGGCACCTGCATGACAACTGGAAGGTGATCGACGACTACCCGCTCTCACCGCAACTGCTGGCTATGTCGCGTGTGTGGCAGTCGCCAGATCTCCAGGACCGCCTGGTAGCTGCGAAGGGTGCGCCAGAGGCCATCATGGATCTCTGTCACCTCGACGCAGCGCGGCACGTGCCCATTGCCCGACAGGTCGAAGGGATGGCCCGTGAGGGTCTGCGCGTACTGGCCGTCGCGCGTGCGATCTTCCCCGCTGGCGACCTGCCCGATGCGCAGCACGACTTCGCCTTCGAGTTCATCGGGCTGTTGGCCCTGGAGGACCCGGTACGGCCGGACGTGCCGGCGGCCATCGCGGAGTGCCGGGCCGCGGGAATCCGGGTCGTGATGATCACCGGCGACCATCCGAAGACGGCACTGTCCATCGCCAGGCAGGCCGGTCTCGTGGTCGATGGTCATGCAGTGACCGGTGACGAACTCGACCGATTGGATGACGCCAGCCTCGCTGCTCGCCTGGCCGACACCAACGTCTTCTGCCGCGTCCAGCCCGAGCAGAAGCTCCGGCTGGTACAGGCCTTCCGGGCACGTGGCGACGTGGTCGCCATGACGGGCGACGGCGTGAACGATGCCCCGGCGCTGAAGGCCGCCCACATCGGCGTGGCGATGGGTGCGCGCGGCACCGATGTCGCCCGCGAGGCCGCAGCCCTGGTCCTGCTCAACGACGACTTCGCGTCGCTGGTGACCGGCGTGCGCTACGGCCGCCGGGTGTTCGCGAATCTGCGCAAGGCCATCGCCTTCGTCATCGCGGTACACCTGCCGATCGTCGGCCTGTCCATCGTACCGCTGGTGCTCGGCTGGCCGATGGTGCTGATGCCGGTGCACATCCTGTTCCTCCAACTGATGATCGACCCGGCCTGCTCCATCGTGTTCGAGGCGGAGCCGCTGGAGGCCGACGCGATGCGCACGCCACCGCGCAGACCAGACGCACGCCTGTTCGATGCGCCGGTGCTGCTGCGCGGGATGCTACAGGGGGGCGGGCTGTTCGGCATTGCCCTCGTCGCCTATATGGTTGCTCGCTCGGCATCGGGCTCCGACCAGACCGCACGCGCGCTCGCCTTCACCGTGCTCGTGGTCAGCAGCCTGGCCCTCATCCATGTGAACAGGACCTTGACACGACGCGCCGATGCCTCTCGCCCCTGGAACGCCGCCTTTGGCTGGATCGCGGCGGCGACCTGCGTGCTCCTGGTGCTCGTGCTGACGGTGCCCGCAGTCAGCGTTCTGTTCCAGTTCACTACACCGTCGGTATCCCTGTTGCTGATCGGTGCGGCGCTCTGTCTCGGCGCCCTTGCCTGGTTCGAGCTCACCCGGTGGCTCCTGGGACGTCGCCGGGCTACTGCTCCGAATCCGCCGGGCCCATGA